A genomic region of Jeotgalibaca ciconiae contains the following coding sequences:
- the galU gene encoding UTP--glucose-1-phosphate uridylyltransferase GalU: MQKIRKAVLPAAGLGTRFLPATKAMAKEMMPVVDTPSIQYVVEEAIKSGIEEILIITGKGKNAIEDHFDANISLENNLIEKNKDALLEKVQSTTIPSIHYVRQAYPQGLGDAILQARPFIGNEPFAVLLGDDIMPNPVPLTKTLMELSEKYDKGVIATIQIPKEKADRFGMIDIEGEIEPHVFNTKHLVEKPKPEETPSNLGIVGRYILPPEIFDILKEQEPDAGNEVQLTDALETLNKRNSLLAYEYTGTRYDVGDKYGMLIANIEMGLEHEETSEKMHEHIIKLAKKLNS; encoded by the coding sequence ATGCAAAAAATTAGAAAAGCTGTTCTTCCTGCTGCGGGCTTAGGAACACGCTTTTTACCAGCCACAAAAGCAATGGCGAAAGAAATGATGCCAGTAGTAGATACACCTAGTATTCAATATGTTGTTGAAGAAGCTATTAAAAGCGGCATCGAAGAAATTTTGATTATTACGGGTAAGGGAAAAAATGCCATTGAAGATCACTTTGATGCGAATATTTCTTTAGAAAATAATTTGATTGAAAAGAATAAAGATGCTTTGTTAGAAAAAGTTCAATCAACAACCATTCCGTCCATTCATTATGTAAGACAAGCGTATCCGCAAGGATTAGGAGATGCGATTCTGCAGGCACGACCTTTTATTGGGAATGAACCTTTTGCGGTATTATTAGGAGACGATATTATGCCTAATCCGGTACCTTTAACAAAAACGTTGATGGAATTATCTGAGAAGTACGATAAAGGCGTGATTGCGACCATTCAGATCCCGAAAGAAAAAGCAGATCGTTTTGGAATGATTGATATTGAAGGCGAGATAGAACCGCATGTATTCAACACAAAACATCTGGTTGAAAAACCGAAACCAGAAGAAACACCAAGCAACTTGGGAATTGTGGGAAGATATATTCTACCTCCAGAAATATTTGATATTTTAAAAGAACAAGAACCGGATGCTGGAAATGAAGTCCAGCTAACAGATGCGCTGGAAACGTTAAATAAACGTAATTCTCTATTAGCCTATGAATATACTGGTACGCGCTACGATGTCGGAGATAAATATGGCATGCTGATCGCAAATATTGAAATGGGCTTAGAACATGAAGAAACTTCTGAGAAAATGCATGAACACATTATTAAATTGGCAAAAAAACTAAACAGCTGA
- the galE gene encoding UDP-glucose 4-epimerase GalE, giving the protein MAVLVTGGAGYIGSHTVVELLNEGHEVVIVDNYSNSKPEVLNRIKQITGKEFTFYEADLLDKAALEEIFSKESIDSVIHFAGFKAVGESVAMPIEYYHNNITGTLILLDVMRANNVKKIVFSSSATVYGMNNVSPLTEDMATSATNPYGYTKVMIEQILQDVYVSDNKWDIALLRYFNPIGAHESALIGEDPSGIPNNLMPYITQVAIGKRPQLSVFGDDYDTPDGTGVRDYIHVVDLAKGHLKALESFASLPGVGIYNLGTGVGYSVLDLVNNFQKANDVEIPYVIADRRPGDIGTCYADASRAEKILNWKTEKDLEDMCRDSWNWQKNNPNGYDVY; this is encoded by the coding sequence ATGGCAGTATTAGTAACCGGTGGAGCAGGCTATATTGGCAGTCATACAGTAGTTGAATTATTGAATGAAGGCCATGAAGTCGTGATTGTTGATAATTATTCCAATAGTAAGCCAGAAGTTTTAAACCGCATCAAACAAATTACGGGTAAAGAGTTTACTTTTTATGAAGCAGATTTATTAGATAAGGCAGCTTTAGAAGAAATTTTTTCAAAAGAATCAATCGATTCCGTGATTCACTTTGCAGGATTTAAAGCTGTTGGAGAATCAGTAGCAATGCCGATTGAGTATTATCACAATAACATTACGGGTACACTCATCTTACTGGATGTTATGAGAGCAAATAACGTTAAGAAAATCGTCTTCAGCTCTTCCGCTACTGTATATGGTATGAACAATGTTTCACCATTAACAGAGGATATGGCAACCAGTGCAACAAATCCCTATGGATACACAAAAGTAATGATTGAACAGATTTTACAAGATGTATATGTTTCAGACAATAAATGGGATATTGCTTTATTACGCTATTTTAACCCGATTGGTGCACATGAATCTGCTTTGATTGGTGAAGATCCTTCAGGTATTCCAAATAATTTAATGCCTTATATCACACAAGTTGCTATTGGAAAGAGACCACAATTGAGTGTCTTCGGTGATGATTATGATACGCCAGATGGTACAGGTGTACGAGATTATATTCATGTTGTAGATTTGGCAAAAGGACATCTAAAGGCTTTGGAGAGTTTTGCCAGCTTACCAGGGGTAGGAATCTATAACTTGGGTACTGGCGTAGGCTATAGTGTTCTCGATTTAGTTAATAATTTCCAAAAAGCCAATGACGTTGAAATTCCTTATGTGATTGCAGATCGTCGACCAGGAGATATCGGAACTTGCTATGCAGATGCAAGCCGCGCAGAAAAAATATTGAACTGGAAAACAGAAAAAGACCTAGAAGATATGTGCCGTGATTCATGGAATTGGCAAAAGAATAATCCTAATGGATACGATGTTTATTAA
- a CDS encoding nucleotide sugar dehydrogenase — MHLYEGLVSRKENIALVGLGYVGMPIAVSFAEKVNVIGFDTNRHKIDLYKKGFDPTNEVGDEVIKETSVDFTADEERLKEAKFIIVAVPTPINQDKTPDLSPVEGATRMVGRNLTKGAVVVYESTVYPGVTEDICIPLLEEESGLTCGVDFKVGYSPERINPGDKVHRLENIIKIVSGMDEESLELIAKVYELVIEVGVHRASSIKVAEAAKVVENSQRDINIAFMNELAMAFDRMGINTMEVVEAMNTKWNSLGFTPGLVGGHCIGVDPYYFVYEAEKLGYHSQIVLAGRRINDGMGDFITDAIIKKLVLAGKKVRDARVGVFGLTFKENTPDIRNTKVTDIINGLRTYGIEPIVTDPVADIEEAAKEYNIQMVSPEKIENLDCIVLAVTHDEYKKMVFTDFEKYFADIENNEKVFVDVKSMLNQQEVEEKGYLYWSL, encoded by the coding sequence ATGCATTTATATGAAGGATTAGTATCAAGAAAAGAAAATATAGCATTAGTCGGTTTAGGTTATGTAGGGATGCCTATCGCAGTTTCTTTCGCGGAGAAAGTGAATGTCATCGGATTCGACACAAATCGTCATAAAATTGATTTATACAAAAAAGGGTTTGATCCAACCAATGAAGTGGGCGACGAAGTTATCAAAGAGACATCTGTAGACTTTACAGCAGACGAGGAACGTTTGAAAGAAGCTAAATTTATCATAGTAGCAGTTCCAACACCTATCAATCAAGATAAGACGCCTGATTTGTCTCCAGTTGAAGGGGCAACAAGAATGGTCGGCAGGAACTTGACAAAGGGAGCTGTTGTTGTTTACGAATCAACAGTGTATCCAGGGGTTACAGAAGATATTTGTATTCCATTGTTAGAAGAGGAATCTGGTTTGACTTGTGGAGTAGATTTTAAAGTAGGATACTCACCAGAGCGTATCAATCCAGGTGACAAGGTCCATCGTCTGGAAAACATTATAAAGATTGTATCTGGAATGGATGAGGAAAGTCTAGAGTTAATTGCAAAGGTGTACGAATTAGTGATTGAAGTAGGTGTACACAGAGCAAGTAGCATTAAAGTTGCTGAGGCAGCAAAAGTCGTAGAAAATAGTCAGCGTGATATTAACATTGCCTTCATGAATGAACTAGCAATGGCGTTTGATCGTATGGGCATTAACACGATGGAAGTAGTAGAAGCGATGAACACAAAATGGAATTCATTAGGCTTCACACCAGGTTTAGTAGGAGGGCACTGTATTGGTGTCGATCCCTATTATTTTGTTTATGAAGCAGAAAAGTTGGGTTACCATTCACAGATTGTTCTTGCAGGACGTCGAATTAATGACGGTATGGGGGATTTTATTACCGATGCGATTATTAAGAAGCTAGTGCTAGCTGGCAAGAAAGTTCGCGATGCGCGTGTGGGAGTATTCGGACTAACTTTTAAAGAAAATACACCTGATATTCGTAACACCAAAGTGACAGATATTATTAATGGATTGCGTACATACGGAATTGAACCAATTGTAACAGATCCTGTAGCAGATATCGAGGAAGCTGCAAAAGAATACAACATCCAAATGGTTTCGCCAGAGAAAATAGAAAATTTAGATTGTATTGTTTTAGCTGTGACACATGATGAATATAAAAAAATGGTCTTTACTGATTTTGAAAAATACTTTGCGGATATCGAAAATAATGAAAAAGTATTTGTAGATGTCAAGAGTATGCTCAATCAACAAGAAGTAGAGGAAAAAGGTTACTTGTATTGGAGTTTATAA
- a CDS encoding LCP family glycopolymer transferase: MGEERRYRSKKKKRTGLKVTLFILLAVVVAGGAYLINVYRHVNNATDEIYKPVAEGEVDSIRGSAVTLSSKEPISILLLGIDSGDLGRTEQGRSDSIMIATVNPNTKKTTLMSIPRDTYTEIVGHGTWDKINHAYAFGGTGMSINTVQTMLDIPIDYYVTVNMAGIQEIVDAVDGIDVVSPLTFNYEGYQFYEGQIAHMDGETALAFSRMRYEDSDGDMGRQRRQQLIIEGVIDKVISPSTLFNYQNILGSLSNNVQTNFQMADYLQLQSNDYLAAAGNIVSEQVGGSGSTLDDGIWYYFVPDDELYRIQSLLRTELELD; the protein is encoded by the coding sequence ATGGGAGAAGAGAGACGGTATCGCAGTAAGAAAAAGAAAAGAACAGGCTTAAAAGTAACGCTATTTATTTTACTGGCTGTGGTCGTTGCAGGAGGAGCTTATTTAATAAATGTGTATAGACATGTAAATAATGCTACTGATGAAATCTATAAACCAGTTGCAGAAGGAGAAGTAGATTCAATCAGGGGAAGCGCTGTTACTTTAAGCAGTAAAGAACCTATATCTATTTTGCTGCTTGGGATCGATTCTGGAGACTTAGGCCGAACAGAACAAGGGCGTTCTGACTCGATAATGATTGCGACAGTTAATCCAAATACAAAGAAAACAACCCTGATGAGTATCCCACGTGATACCTATACAGAAATTGTTGGGCATGGAACATGGGATAAAATTAACCATGCTTATGCTTTTGGCGGAACTGGAATGTCGATTAATACTGTCCAAACCATGTTGGATATCCCGATTGATTATTATGTGACGGTTAATATGGCTGGCATTCAAGAAATTGTGGATGCAGTTGACGGGATTGATGTAGTGAGTCCCTTAACCTTTAATTACGAGGGGTATCAGTTCTATGAGGGACAAATTGCTCATATGGATGGCGAAACTGCGCTAGCATTTTCACGGATGCGATATGAAGATTCAGATGGGGATATGGGACGTCAAAGAAGACAGCAATTGATTATTGAAGGAGTCATTGATAAAGTAATCAGTCCATCGACACTGTTTAACTATCAAAATATTTTAGGATCCTTATCTAATAACGTCCAAACCAATTTCCAAATGGCTGACTACTTACAGCTGCAATCAAATGATTATTTAGCAGCAGCTGGAAACATTGTTTCTGAACAAGTGGGTGGCTCAGGTTCCACATTAGATGATGGTATTTGGTATTATTTCGTACCAGATGATGAATTGTACCGGATTCAGTCATTATTACGAACTGAGTTAGAATTAGACTAA